From a region of the Megalops cyprinoides isolate fMegCyp1 chromosome 13, fMegCyp1.pri, whole genome shotgun sequence genome:
- the LOC118788284 gene encoding very long-chain acyl-CoA synthetase-like: MLKMSVFYSILAGLAILPFFLYIRFPYLLQDLQYSLKSIGIGMRISKYKTRKPYYTVLDCFLDDVKKHPNKPFILFENESYSYLDADKRSNKVARTLSKHARVKEGDTVAVFLGNEPFFVWVWLALAKLGCTASLLNYNIRSKSLLHCFSCCGANVLIAAAELKDAIEEVLPTLREQNVSVYILSKDCDTLGIESLVDKIEEASDEPLSPDLRSNVTMKSAALYIYTSGTTGLPKAAVINHERVWLASCLQTLAGVTSNDVIYIYLPLYHSAGFLMGLTGAIERGITVALRRKFSASQFWEDCRKYNITVIQYIGEIMRYLCNRPKKDNDRDHKVRVALGNGIRADTWSEFLQRYGDIRICECYGATEGNVGFVNYIGKVGAIGREVFIHKKFSPYALIKYDTEREEPVRDSRGFCVEVPKGETGLLVAKITKIAPFTGYARNSQQTEKKKLRDVFEKGDLYFNSGDLLKIDQEGFVYFQDRIGDTFRWKGENVATTEVADILIMVDCIEEANVYGVKVPGHEGRIGMASLKLKDCHQFDGVGTYQHLQTYLPSYARPRFIRIQDSLVVTGTYKQMKVKLAEEGFNPAVVQDPLYFLDESKGYIPMKQDLYDAISGGSIRL; encoded by the exons ATGCTCAAAATGTCCGTGTTTTATAGCATTTTGGCCGGATTGGCTATTTTGCCATTCTTTCTGTATATTCGCTTTCCTTACTTATTACAAGATTTACAGTACAGTCTGAAGTCCATTGGGATCGGAATGCGGATATCAAAATACAAGACGAGAAAGCCTTACTACACTGTTTTGGACTGCTTTTTGGATGATGTGAAGAAACATCCGAACAAACCATTTATCCTTTTTGAGAACGAATCTTACTCCTACTTGGACGCCGACAAACGCAGTAACAAAGTTGCAAGAACTTTGTCTAAACACGCACGGGTGAAAGAAGGGGACACTGTTGCGGTCTTCCTTGGGAATGAGCCGTTTTTTGTCTGGGTCTGGCTCGCTCTGGCTAAACTGGGCTGCACAGCCTCGCTGCTAAATTACAACATCAGATCGAAGTCTCTGCTGCACTGTTTTTCGTGCTGTGGAGCAAACGTGCTAATCGCAGCTGCAG AGTTGAAAGATGCCATTGAAGAGGTGCTGCCGACGCTGAGAGAGCAGAACGTCTCTGTCTACATCCTCAGTAAAGACTGTGACACGCTTGGCATCGAAAGCCTCGTAGACAAGATCGAAGAGGCGTCCGACGAACCTCTGTCGCCTGACCTAAGGTCTAATGTGACGATGAAAAGTGCTGCGTTGTATATCTACACCTCTGGAACTACAg GTCTTCCTAAGGCTGCGGTGATAAACCATGAAAGGGTGTGGCTGGCATCATGTCTTCAGACTTTGGCTGGGGTGACCTCGAACGATGTGATTTACATATACCTTCCTCTGTACCATAGTGCAGGATTCCTTATGGGACTCACCGGCGCAATCGAAAGGG GGATAACAGTTGCTTTGAGGCGCAAATTTTCCGCCTCTCAGTTCTGGGAGGACTGCagaaaatacaatattacaGTGATACAGTATATTGGGGAAATAATGCGCTATCTCTGCAACAGACCAAAG AAAGACAATGACAGGGATCACAAGGTCCGTGTAGCCCTTGGCAACGGCATACGAGCCGACACGTGGTCAGAGTTTCTCCAGCGATATGGAGACATACGGATCTGTGAATGTTATGGTGCCACAGAGGGCAATGTTGGCTTCGTTAACTACATTGGAAAAGTTGGTGCAATCGGGAGGGAGGTTTTCATCCATAAG aaaTTCTCCCCTTACGCCTTGATTAAGTAcgacacagaaagagaggagccGGTGAGGGACTCGAGAGGATTCTGTGTGGAAGTTCCGAAAG GAGAGACTGGCCTTTTAGTGGCAAAGATCACCAAAATTGCTCCTTTCACTGGATATGCCAGAAACAGCcagcagacagagaagaagaagcTGAGAGATGTGTTTGAGAAAGGTGACCTCTATTTCAACAGCGGCGACCTGCTGAAGATCGACCAGGAGGGATTTGTCTACTTTCAGGATCGCATTGGAGACACGTTCAG GTGGAAGGGGGAGAATGTTGCCACCACTGAAGTTGCGGATATTTTGATCATGGTGGATTGCATTGAAGAGGCGAATGTCTATGGAGTCAAGGTGCCAG GACATGAGGGAAGGATAGGAATGGCCTCGCTCAAGTTGAAAGACTGCCATCAGTTTGATGGGGTTGGCACGTACCAGCACCTCCAGACCTACCTACCCAGCTATGCAAGACCCCGCTTTATTCGAATTCAG GATTCTCTGGTCGTCACTGGGACATACAAGCAGATGAAAGTGAAGCTGGCGGAGGAGGGCTTCAACCCAGCAGTGGTGCAGGATCCCTTATATTTCCTGGATGAGAGCAAGGGCTACATTCCAATGAAACAGGATCTCTATGATGCAATCAGTGGCGGCAGTATCAGATTATGA
- the LOC118787913 gene encoding GA-binding protein subunit beta-1 isoform X1, which translates to MSLVDLGKKLLEAARSGQDDEVRILMANGAPFTTDWLGTSPLHLSAQYGHYSTTEVLLRAGVSRDARTKVDRTPLHMAASEGHARIVEVLLKHGADVNAKDMLKMTALHWATEHGHREVVELLIKYGADVHVQSKFCKNALDIAIDNANEELAEILQVSMQNQINTNPESPDTVTIHTATPQFIIGPGGVVNLAGLVSGNSSKSADEAGLSALQFGNSSTSVLATLAAIAEASAPLTNSSETPVVATEEVVTADSVDGAIQQVVSSGGQQVITIVTDGIQLGNLQTAGGIGQPIIVTMPDGQQVLTVPATDIAEETVISEEPMVKRQRIEIIENHVDSAEIEEKETLQKQLEEANREAQKYRQQLLKKEQEAEAYRQKLEAITRHQSSKKTA; encoded by the exons ATGTCACTGGTGGATCTGGGCAAAAAGCTGCTGGAGGCAGCGCGATCGGGACAGGACGACGAGGTGCGGATCCTGATGGCCAACGGAGCGCCGTTCACCACAGACTGG CTTGGAACGTCCCCCCTGCACCTCTCGGCCCAGTACGGGCATTACTCCACCACGGAGGTCCTGCTGAGAGCAGGCGTAAGTCGGGACGCCAGGACCAAAGTGGACAGGACCCCTCTACATATGGCAGCCTCAGAGGGCCACGCCCGCATCGTTGAGGTGCTGTTGAAG CATGGAGCTGATGTCAATGCGAAAGACATGCTGAAAATGACGGCTCTCCACTGGGCTACGGAACATGGCCATCGGGAAGTCGTTGAGCTCCTCATCAAGTACGGCGCTGATGTTCACGTCCAGAGCAAATTTTGCAAAAACGCCTTGGACATTGCGATTGACAATGCCAACGAAGAGCTTGCTGAGATCCTTCAG GTGTCCATGCAAAaccaaataaacacaaacccGGAGAGTCCAGACACAGTGACGATACACACAGCAACGCCGCAGTTTATCATCGGGCCTGGAGGCGTGGTGAACTTAGCAGGCCTGGTTTCCGGAAATTCCTCCAAATCAGCAG ATGAGGCGGGTCTGTCAGCATTACAGTTTGGCAACTCCTCAACATCAGTTTTAGCTACATTAGCCGCTATAGCAGAAGCATCTGCCCCTTTAACCAATTCATCTGAGACACCAG TTGTAGCCACAGAAGAGGTGGTAACAGCAGACTCAGTGGATGGTGCCATTCAGCAGGTAGTCAGCTCAGGGGGTCAGCAGGTCATCACTATAGTTACAGATGGCATCCAGTTGGGCAACCTACAAACTGCCGGCGGCATCGGCCAGCCCATCATTGTCACCATGCCAGACGGCCAGCAAG TTTTAACAGTGCCCGCCACAGATATTGCAGAGGAAACTGTGATCAGTGAAGAGCCAATGGTGAAGAGGCAACGCATAGAGATTATAGAAAATCATGTAGACAGCGCAGAAATTGAG GAGAAGGAGACCCTACAGAAACAGTTAGAGGAGGCCAACCGGGAAGCCcagaaatacagacagcagctgctaaagaaggagcaggaggcagaggcttacagacagaaactggAGGCCATCACCCGTCACCAGAGCAGCAAAAAAACCGCGTGA
- the LOC118787913 gene encoding GA-binding protein subunit beta-1 isoform X2, whose amino-acid sequence MSLVDLGKKLLEAARSGQDDEVRILMANGAPFTTDWLGTSPLHLSAQYGHYSTTEVLLRAGVSRDARTKVDRTPLHMAASEGHARIVEVLLKHGADVNAKDMLKMTALHWATEHGHREVVELLIKYGADVHVQSKFCKNALDIAIDNANEELAEILQVSMQNQINTNPESPDTVTIHTATPQFIIGPGGVVNLAGLVSGNSSKSAVVATEEVVTADSVDGAIQQVVSSGGQQVITIVTDGIQLGNLQTAGGIGQPIIVTMPDGQQVLTVPATDIAEETVISEEPMVKRQRIEIIENHVDSAEIEEKETLQKQLEEANREAQKYRQQLLKKEQEAEAYRQKLEAITRHQSSKKTA is encoded by the exons ATGTCACTGGTGGATCTGGGCAAAAAGCTGCTGGAGGCAGCGCGATCGGGACAGGACGACGAGGTGCGGATCCTGATGGCCAACGGAGCGCCGTTCACCACAGACTGG CTTGGAACGTCCCCCCTGCACCTCTCGGCCCAGTACGGGCATTACTCCACCACGGAGGTCCTGCTGAGAGCAGGCGTAAGTCGGGACGCCAGGACCAAAGTGGACAGGACCCCTCTACATATGGCAGCCTCAGAGGGCCACGCCCGCATCGTTGAGGTGCTGTTGAAG CATGGAGCTGATGTCAATGCGAAAGACATGCTGAAAATGACGGCTCTCCACTGGGCTACGGAACATGGCCATCGGGAAGTCGTTGAGCTCCTCATCAAGTACGGCGCTGATGTTCACGTCCAGAGCAAATTTTGCAAAAACGCCTTGGACATTGCGATTGACAATGCCAACGAAGAGCTTGCTGAGATCCTTCAG GTGTCCATGCAAAaccaaataaacacaaacccGGAGAGTCCAGACACAGTGACGATACACACAGCAACGCCGCAGTTTATCATCGGGCCTGGAGGCGTGGTGAACTTAGCAGGCCTGGTTTCCGGAAATTCCTCCAAATCAGCAG TTGTAGCCACAGAAGAGGTGGTAACAGCAGACTCAGTGGATGGTGCCATTCAGCAGGTAGTCAGCTCAGGGGGTCAGCAGGTCATCACTATAGTTACAGATGGCATCCAGTTGGGCAACCTACAAACTGCCGGCGGCATCGGCCAGCCCATCATTGTCACCATGCCAGACGGCCAGCAAG TTTTAACAGTGCCCGCCACAGATATTGCAGAGGAAACTGTGATCAGTGAAGAGCCAATGGTGAAGAGGCAACGCATAGAGATTATAGAAAATCATGTAGACAGCGCAGAAATTGAG GAGAAGGAGACCCTACAGAAACAGTTAGAGGAGGCCAACCGGGAAGCCcagaaatacagacagcagctgctaaagaaggagcaggaggcagaggcttacagacagaaactggAGGCCATCACCCGTCACCAGAGCAGCAAAAAAACCGCGTGA